In Arvicanthis niloticus isolate mArvNil1 chromosome 4, mArvNil1.pat.X, whole genome shotgun sequence, a single window of DNA contains:
- the Sertm1 gene encoding serine-rich and transmembrane domain-containing protein 1 isoform X2 — protein MSEADPSSGFAGSVENGTFLELFPTSLSTSVDSSSGHLSNVYIYVSIFLSLLAFLLLLLIIALQRLKNIISSSSSYPEYPSDAGSSFTNLEVCSISSQRSTFSNLSS, from the coding sequence ATGTCGGAGGCTGACCCTTCATCTGGATTTGCCGGAAGTGTGGAGAATGGAACTTTCCTGGAGCTGTTTCCCACATCGCTGTCCACGTCGGTGGACTCATCCTCAGGCCATCTGTCCAATGTCTACATCTATGTCTCCATATTCCTCAGCCTCCTGGCTTTCCTGCTTTTGTTGCTGATCATCGCTCTCCAGAGGCTGAAGAACATcatctcctccagctcctcctacCCCGAGTATCCTAGTGACGCTGGGAGTTCTTTCACCAACCTAGAAGTGTGTAGTATCTCCTCTCAGAGGTCGACGTTTTCCAACCTCTCATCCTGA
- the Sertm1 gene encoding serine-rich and transmembrane domain-containing protein 1 isoform X1, translated as MAPEGGGTAQSPEHPAGCPLPLRSLLVRSARAPRPHAVHSLGSPWGARRQDRAAAPPQRRSPDPHIRSSVPSWGVATGTLTAGVSLCCIPLSLPVYLHANSDKFFPLNSWVLQRSFLSSSPKPISVDKWSLLSLPVFKNQDGLLC; from the exons ATGGCCCCGGAGGGCGGAGGAACAGCGCAGAGCCCAGAGCATCCTGCAGGGTGCCCACTCCCATTGCGCTCGCTGCTTGTGCGCTCTGCTCGCGCTCCGCGCCCCCACGCGGTGCATTCCCTAGGATCGCCGTGGGGCGCACGTCGTCAAGACAGGGCCGCCGCCCCACCCCAGCGCCGGAGTCCAGATCCGCACATCA gGTCATCTGTTCCTTCCTGGGGAGTCGCCACAGGCACATTGACGGCTGGGGTTTCTCTGTGCTGTATTCCCTTGAGTCTTCCCGTCTACTTGCATGCAAATTCGGATAAGTTCTTCCCGCTGAACTCCTGGGTTCTCCAGCGGAGCTTTCTTAGCTCCTCCCCAAAACCGA TCTCGGTGGACAAGTGGTCCCTGCTGTCGCTGCCTGTGTTTAAAAACCAAGACGGTTTGTTGTGCTGA